A part of Populus alba chromosome 8, ASM523922v2, whole genome shotgun sequence genomic DNA contains:
- the LOC118061037 gene encoding divinyl chlorophyllide a 8-vinyl-reductase, chloroplastic, giving the protein MSLRFSCNVSSLNSPKYQSHKAHFYSQFINQIQVNSLSHSLPSFPLNSSLPFKFSVKRINPIRASTATSAEATPSSFRNKNPKDINILVAGSTGYIGKFVVKELVNRGFNVVAVAREKSGIRSKNSKEETLNQLQGANVCFSDVTKVETLEKSLNDFGVSVDVVVSCLASRTGGVKDSWKIDYEATKNSLVAGKKLGAKHFVLLSAICVQKPLLEFQRAKLKFEAELMKETEMDSGFTYSIVRPTAFFKSLGGQVELVKDGKPYVMFGDGNLCACKPISEEDLASFIADCVLGEDKINQILPIGGPGKALTPLEQGEMLFRLLGKEPNFLKVPIGIMDFAIGVLDFLVKIFPSMEDAAEFGKIGRYYAAESMLVLDPETGEYSAERTPSYGEDTLEEFFEKVLREGMAGQELGEQAIF; this is encoded by the coding sequence atgtccCTTCGTTTTTCTTGCAATGTGTCCTCTCTCAACTCACCAAAGTATCAAAGCCACAAAGCTCATTTCTATTCTCAATTCATCAATCAAATTCAGGTAAATTCACTCTCACATTCATTACCATCTTTTCCTTTGAATTCATCGCTTCCCTTTAAGTTTAGTGTAAAAAGAATCAACCCCATTAGAGCTTCAACAGCAACAAGTGCTGAAGCTACTCCATCTTCATTTAGAAACAAGAATCCAAAAGATATTAACATTTTGGTTGCGGGTTCAACTGGATATATTGGAAAGTTTGTTGTTAAGGAGTTAGTTAATAGAGGGTTTAATGTTGTAGCCGTTGCAAGAGAAAAGAGTGGCATTAGAAGTAAGAATAGCAAAGAAGAGACTTTGAATCAGTTACAAGGAGCAAATGTGTGCTTCTCTGATGTGACAAAGGTGGAAACTTTAGAAAAATCTTTGAATGATTTTGGTGTTTCAGTTGATGTTGTAGTTTCATGTCTTGCTAGTCGTACTGGGGGTGTTAAAGATTCATGGAAGATTGATTATGAGGCAACAAAGAATAGTCTTGTTGCTGGAAAAAAACTTGGGGCTAAACATTTTGTGTTGCTTTCTGCAATCTGTGTGCAAAAACCCCTTCTTGAATTTCAGAGAGCAAAGCTTAAATTCGAGGCTGAACTAATGAAAGAAACTGAAATGGATAGTGGTTTCACATATAGTATTGTACGGCCAACTGCATTCTTTAAGAGTTTAGGGGGTCAGGTCGAGTTGGTTAAGGATGGCAAGCCTTACGTGATGTTTGGGGATGGAAATTTGTGTGCGTGCAAACCAATTAGCGAGGAGGATTTAGCTTCGTTTATTGCAGATTGTGTGTTGGGTGAGGATAAAATTAATCAGATTTTGCCAATTGGTGGACCAGGCAAGGCTTTGACACCATTGGAGCAAGGGGAGATGTTGTTTAGACTGCTGGGGAAGGAACCGAATTTCTTGAAAGTTCCAATTGGGATAATGGATTTTGCAATTGGGGTACTTGATTTCCTCGTTAAGATCTTCCCTTCAATGGAAGATGCAGCCGAGTTTGGGAAGATCGGAAGGTATTATGCAGCTGAAAGTATGCTGGTTTTGGATCCCGAGACTGGTGAGTATAGTGCTGAGAGAACTCCTAGTTATGGTGAGGACACCCTGGAAGAGTTCTTTGAAAAAGTGCTTAGGGAAGGGATGGCAGGTCAGGAATTAGGTGAACAAGCAATCTTCTAA
- the LOC118061040 gene encoding uncharacterized protein — protein sequence MKQSERNIQRTLPLDISLKIASSLKVLDLCSLGSCSRFWRDSCGSDSIWESLTKQRWPSLHSSSSDPNTKGWKEIYIRMHREKAGSAAEVVGFVEQCSLSESIDVGDYQKAIEDLSSMQLSFEDVQMFLFKPKLNVLLNLVGLHYCIFCLEMPADRVMDTLVGCNILERKVHVKWWKLGRWFYGFRMRDESCSCWVSLEDLLTGKGEEVLGVLRRGAVHEVFRVEISISNPTSTSWCQSTQGQG from the exons atgaaacaaTCAGAGAGAAATATACAACGCACTCTCCCTCTTGATATTTCCCTCAAAATCGCATCATCTCTTAAG gtattgGATCTGTGTTCATTGGGTAGTTGCTCTCGGTTTTGGAGGGACTCATGTGGGTCCGATTCTATATGGGAGTCACTTACCAAACAGAGATGGCCTTCgcttcattcttcttcttccgaCCCCAACACCAAG GGGTGGAAAGAGATTTATATAAGGATGCACAGAGAGAAGGCGGGTAGTGCTGCCGAAGTAGTTGGGTTTGTGGAGCAATGTTCTCTGTCTGAATCAATTGATGTTGGGGACTATCAAAAAGCAATTGAAGATTTGAGTTCCATGCAGCTTTCTTTTGAAGATGTGCAGATGTTCCTTTTCAAACCAAAGCTTAATGTGCTCCTTAACTTGGTTGGCTTGCACTACTGCATTTTCTGCCTTGAAATGCCG GCTGACCGTGTTATGGACACACTGGTGGGCTGCAACATCTTAGAGCGTAAAGTGCATGTTAAATGGTGGAAGCTAGGCCGGTGGTTTTATGGCTTCCGCATGAGGGACGAGTCTTGTTCTTGTTGGGTTTCTCTGGAAGATCTTCTAACAGGCAAAGGGGAAGAGGTCTTGGGGGTCCTTCGCCGAGGTGCTGTTCACGAGGTATTTCGTGTTGAGATCTCTATTTCAAATCCAACATCAACTTCCTGGTGTCAAAGCACACAGGGACAAGGTTAA